A window of the Microbacterium sp. AZCO genome harbors these coding sequences:
- the kdpA gene encoding potassium-transporting ATPase subunit KdpA has product MGSTGAATAELWTGILQIATVFLILALLYRPLGDWIARTYTAAKDWRVERGVYRLMGVDPASEQTWQAYLRGVLVFSATGVLFVYALQRLQAVLPYSLGLPPVPEGLAFNTAVSFVTNTNWQSYSPELTMGYTVQLAGLAVQNFVSAAVGIAVAIALVRGFARRGSSTIGNFWVDLVRGLTRILLPLSIIAAIALLTAGVVQNVNGFTEVHTLTGGTQVLPGGPVASQEAIKELGTNGGGFFNANSAHPFENPAPWTNVLEILLLLAIPFAMPRAFGRMVGDDRQGYAILAVMASLAIVSIAAVSWLESLGLGTAPQLAGSAMEGKEQRFGILGSTFFAGATTLTSTGAVNSMHDSYTALGGMIPMVNMMLGEVAPGGVGSGLYGMLVLAVIAVFVGGLLVGRTPEYLGKKIGPTEIKLASLYILVTPILVLVGTALSFALPGIREDVENVSIWNPGVHGMSEVLYAFTSAANNNGSAFAGLTANTPWLNTALGVAMLLGRFIPIVLVLALAGSLAAQDRIPSTAGTLPTYRPQFVGLLAVIAVVITALTYFPVLTLGPLAEGLV; this is encoded by the coding sequence ATGGGCTCGACAGGCGCGGCGACCGCTGAGCTCTGGACCGGCATCCTGCAGATCGCGACGGTCTTCCTGATCCTCGCGCTGCTCTACCGGCCCCTCGGCGACTGGATCGCCCGCACGTACACCGCGGCCAAGGACTGGCGCGTCGAGCGCGGCGTGTACCGGCTCATGGGCGTCGACCCGGCATCCGAGCAGACCTGGCAGGCGTACCTGCGCGGCGTGCTCGTCTTTTCGGCGACGGGCGTGCTGTTCGTCTACGCGCTGCAGCGCCTGCAGGCGGTGCTCCCGTACTCGCTGGGGCTCCCGCCCGTGCCGGAAGGGCTCGCCTTCAACACCGCCGTGTCGTTCGTGACGAACACGAACTGGCAGTCCTACTCGCCCGAGCTGACGATGGGCTACACCGTGCAGCTGGCGGGGCTCGCGGTGCAGAACTTCGTGTCGGCCGCGGTCGGCATCGCGGTCGCGATCGCCCTGGTCCGCGGCTTCGCGCGCCGCGGCTCATCGACGATCGGCAACTTCTGGGTCGACCTCGTGCGCGGGCTCACCCGCATCCTGCTTCCGCTGTCGATCATCGCGGCGATCGCCCTCCTGACCGCGGGCGTCGTGCAGAACGTCAACGGCTTCACCGAGGTGCACACCCTCACCGGCGGCACGCAGGTGCTCCCCGGCGGACCCGTCGCGAGCCAGGAGGCGATCAAGGAGCTGGGCACGAACGGCGGCGGCTTCTTCAACGCCAACTCCGCGCACCCGTTCGAGAACCCGGCGCCGTGGACGAACGTCCTCGAGATCCTGCTCCTCCTCGCCATTCCCTTCGCGATGCCGCGCGCCTTCGGCCGCATGGTGGGCGACGACCGGCAGGGCTACGCGATCCTCGCCGTCATGGCCTCACTCGCCATCGTGTCGATCGCGGCGGTGAGCTGGCTCGAATCGCTCGGTCTCGGCACCGCGCCGCAGCTCGCCGGCTCCGCCATGGAGGGCAAGGAGCAGCGCTTCGGCATCCTGGGCTCGACGTTCTTCGCCGGTGCGACGACCCTGACGTCCACGGGCGCCGTCAACTCGATGCACGACTCGTACACGGCGCTCGGCGGCATGATCCCGATGGTCAACATGATGCTCGGCGAGGTCGCTCCGGGCGGCGTCGGCTCGGGACTGTACGGGATGCTGGTGCTCGCCGTCATCGCGGTGTTCGTCGGCGGTCTGCTCGTCGGCCGCACGCCCGAGTACCTGGGCAAGAAGATCGGACCGACCGAGATCAAGCTCGCGAGCCTCTACATCCTCGTGACCCCGATCCTCGTGCTCGTCGGCACGGCCCTCAGCTTCGCACTGCCCGGCATCCGTGAGGACGTCGAGAACGTCTCGATCTGGAACCCGGGCGTCCACGGCATGAGCGAGGTGCTCTACGCGTTCACGTCGGCCGCGAACAACAACGGCTCGGCCTTCGCGGGACTCACCGCGAACACGCCCTGGCTGAACACCGCCCTCGGCGTCGCGATGCTGCTCGGACGCTTCATCCCGATCGTCCTCGTGCTCGCGCTCGCGGGATCGCTCGCCGCCCAGGACCGCATCCCGTCCACCGCCGGCACCCTCCCCACCTACCGTCCGCAGTTCGTCGGCCTCCTCGCCGTGATCGCGGTCGTCATCACGGCACTCACCTACTTCCCCGTTCTCACGCTGGGTCCCCTGGCGGAAGGGCTCGTCTGA
- a CDS encoding potassium-transporting ATPase subunit F, with protein sequence MIVFSLLAAALGLAAVVYLVVALVKPEKF encoded by the coding sequence GTGATCGTCTTCTCGCTCCTCGCCGCGGCGCTCGGCCTCGCCGCCGTCGTCTACCTGGTCGTCGCCCTCGTGAAGCCGGAGAAGTTCTGA
- the sufU gene encoding Fe-S cluster assembly sulfur transfer protein SufU yields the protein MSGLDGLYQELILDHSKRRVGFGLAEDAESGVATSYQRNPICGDEITLRVRVDGDDVRDVTWEGAGCAISQASASMLASLVAEEGGMPRAEASTLIDGFRTALRSRGTIDLDEEIFSDAAALTGVSRYTARVKCAMLAWVAFEDALARA from the coding sequence ATGAGCGGCCTCGACGGGCTCTATCAGGAGCTGATCCTCGACCACTCGAAGCGCAGGGTGGGATTCGGCCTCGCGGAGGACGCGGAGTCGGGCGTCGCGACGTCGTACCAGCGCAACCCGATCTGCGGCGACGAGATCACGCTGCGCGTGCGCGTCGACGGCGACGACGTGCGCGACGTGACATGGGAGGGCGCCGGCTGCGCCATCTCGCAGGCCTCGGCATCGATGCTCGCTTCGCTCGTCGCGGAAGAGGGCGGGATGCCGCGGGCCGAGGCATCCACCCTCATCGACGGCTTCCGCACGGCGCTCCGCTCGCGCGGCACGATCGACCTCGACGAGGAGATCTTCTCCGACGCCGCGGCGCTCACCGGCGTCTCCCGGTACACGGCGCGCGTCAAGTGCGCCATGCTCGCGTGGGTCGCGTTCGAAGACGCCCTCGCCCGCGCCTGA
- a CDS encoding SufS family cysteine desulfurase: protein MTSAPPRPAILDPEALRADFPILATRIGDSPLVYLDSGATSQKPQAVIDAEVEFLTTANSAVHRGAHTLAAEATELYEDARATVAAFVGARPEQLVWTSGATEGLNLVAYAIGNATAGRGCAEAQRFALRPGDELVVTESEHHANLIPWQELAFRTGAVLRHIPVRDDGTIDLDAAAAIIGERTRVVAFPHVSNVLGIVNPVDELVALAHAAGALAVMDACQSAPHLPLDLPAQGVDLAVFSGHKMLGPYGIGGLYGRSEVLEALPPFLTGGSMITTVTLEEASYLPPPQRFEAGTQPVSQAIGLAAAVRYLDRVGMPAVHAHERVLERRLRDGIRSLPGIRLLGDADAERVALSAFDVEGVHAHDVGQFLDARGIAVRVGHHCAQPLHRRFGLTASVRASAALFTTEAEIDVFLDALSGVRGYFGAGR from the coding sequence GTGACATCGGCTCCCCCTCGCCCCGCGATCCTCGACCCCGAGGCGCTGCGCGCTGACTTCCCGATCCTCGCGACGCGGATCGGCGACAGCCCGCTCGTCTACCTCGACTCGGGCGCGACGAGCCAGAAGCCGCAGGCGGTCATCGACGCCGAGGTGGAGTTCCTGACGACGGCGAACTCGGCCGTGCACCGCGGCGCGCACACGCTGGCGGCGGAGGCGACCGAGCTCTACGAGGACGCGCGCGCGACCGTCGCCGCGTTCGTGGGCGCCCGTCCCGAGCAGCTCGTCTGGACGAGCGGCGCGACGGAAGGCCTCAATCTCGTCGCCTACGCGATCGGCAACGCGACGGCGGGGCGCGGCTGCGCCGAGGCGCAGCGGTTCGCCCTGCGGCCCGGCGACGAGCTCGTCGTCACGGAGTCCGAGCACCACGCGAACCTCATCCCGTGGCAGGAGCTCGCGTTCCGCACCGGCGCCGTGCTGCGGCACATCCCTGTGCGCGACGACGGCACGATCGACCTCGACGCCGCCGCGGCGATCATCGGCGAGCGCACGCGCGTCGTCGCCTTCCCCCACGTCTCGAACGTCCTGGGCATCGTCAATCCCGTCGACGAGCTCGTCGCGCTCGCGCACGCCGCGGGTGCTCTCGCGGTGATGGATGCCTGTCAGTCCGCGCCGCATCTCCCGCTCGACCTCCCCGCCCAGGGCGTCGACCTCGCGGTGTTCTCCGGTCACAAGATGCTCGGCCCGTACGGCATCGGAGGCCTCTACGGGCGGTCCGAGGTGCTCGAGGCCCTCCCCCCGTTCCTCACCGGCGGGTCGATGATCACGACGGTGACGCTCGAGGAGGCGTCGTACCTCCCCCCGCCGCAGCGCTTCGAGGCCGGCACGCAGCCCGTGTCGCAGGCGATCGGCCTCGCGGCGGCGGTGCGCTACCTCGACCGCGTCGGCATGCCGGCCGTGCACGCGCACGAGCGGGTGCTCGAGCGGCGCCTGCGCGACGGCATCCGCTCCCTTCCCGGCATCCGGCTGCTGGGAGATGCGGATGCCGAGCGCGTCGCGCTGAGCGCGTTCGACGTCGAGGGCGTGCACGCCCACGATGTCGGCCAGTTCCTCGACGCCCGCGGCATCGCCGTGCGCGTCGGCCACCACTGCGCGCAGCCGCTGCACCGCCGGTTCGGGCTGACGGCGTCGGTGCGCGCGTCGGCCGCGCTGTTCACCACCGAGGCCGAGATCGACGTCTTCCTCGATGCGCTCTCCGGTGTGCGCGGCTACTTCGGAGCCGGACGATGA
- a CDS encoding APC family permease: MSPAVTTDGRDPGPAESPIAKRILIGDPLSSEAADEHLLPKRMALPIFASDALSSVAYAPQEMLLILMTGGLAFLAFSPLVAAAVVLVLVVVVLSYRQLIRAYPSGGGDYEVARKNLGEIPGVVVASALLVDYVLTVAVSVSSGVDNLISALPFLNPGRVELAVGFVILIIVINLRGVREASLFFAIPTYVFIGSVAVMIVVGLVRTALGDPPVASSADYAVQTEDLTQAAVILLVLRAFSSGCSALTGVEAVANGVPAFRMPKVRNARSTLALVGGIAIVLFTGLTALALISGVHYAENPCDLIGFDCENQVQPSLIAQVAAGTFGLNSIPFFVIQAATAAVLLLAANTAFNGFPLLGAVLARDGYAPKALNTRGDRLVFSNGMIILGIVAIAVITVYQANVTSLIQLYIIGVFVSFSLGQIGMIRHWRRLLRETTRAEGRRDPKAGAERRGAIRSLTINSIGAVMTVTVLVIVTITKFTHGAYLVFIAIPILATLMVGVHRYYRDVEHEIAMTDDVHFGAAGDVALILVNRLQKPVAKAIDYALAARHDKTIAIHVAVTKEEAESIQKEWEAHRMPIPLTIIESPFRTYAGPVAEFIKRYREKHGSSVITVYLPQYIVGHWWETLLHNRRASRIAQQLMLIHGVTITLVPWLLDSSELIYGRRSRPLPGQERAGRPFDPANENIPTAQRSSLEGP; encoded by the coding sequence GTGTCGCCCGCCGTGACAACCGACGGACGCGATCCCGGCCCCGCTGAATCGCCGATCGCCAAACGCATCCTCATCGGCGACCCCCTGTCGTCGGAGGCCGCAGACGAGCACCTGCTTCCCAAGCGGATGGCGCTGCCCATCTTCGCCTCCGACGCGCTGTCGTCCGTGGCGTATGCGCCGCAGGAGATGCTGCTCATCCTGATGACGGGTGGACTGGCGTTCCTCGCCTTCTCGCCGCTGGTCGCCGCCGCCGTCGTGCTCGTGCTCGTCGTCGTCGTGCTGAGCTACCGCCAGCTCATCCGGGCGTATCCGTCGGGCGGTGGGGACTACGAAGTCGCGCGCAAGAACCTGGGTGAGATCCCCGGTGTCGTCGTGGCGTCGGCGCTCCTCGTCGATTACGTCCTGACGGTCGCGGTGTCGGTCTCGTCGGGTGTCGACAACCTCATCTCGGCACTTCCGTTCCTCAACCCGGGGCGCGTGGAACTCGCGGTGGGGTTCGTCATCCTCATCATCGTCATCAACCTCCGCGGAGTGCGGGAGGCGTCGCTGTTCTTCGCCATCCCGACCTACGTCTTCATCGGCTCGGTCGCCGTCATGATCGTCGTCGGCCTCGTGCGCACTGCGCTCGGCGATCCGCCCGTGGCATCCAGCGCCGACTACGCCGTGCAGACCGAGGACCTCACGCAGGCCGCGGTCATCCTGCTCGTGCTGCGGGCCTTCTCGAGCGGCTGTTCGGCGCTGACGGGCGTCGAGGCAGTCGCCAACGGCGTGCCCGCGTTCCGCATGCCGAAGGTCCGGAACGCCCGCTCGACGCTCGCCCTGGTGGGCGGCATCGCGATCGTGCTGTTCACGGGCCTCACGGCGCTCGCTCTCATCTCGGGCGTCCACTACGCCGAGAACCCGTGCGATCTCATCGGCTTCGACTGCGAGAACCAGGTGCAGCCCAGCCTCATCGCCCAGGTCGCGGCGGGAACCTTCGGCCTGAACTCGATCCCGTTCTTCGTGATCCAGGCCGCCACGGCCGCCGTCCTCCTCCTCGCCGCCAACACGGCCTTCAACGGCTTCCCGCTGCTCGGAGCGGTGCTCGCGCGCGACGGATACGCACCCAAGGCCCTCAACACTCGCGGCGACCGTCTCGTCTTCTCGAACGGCATGATCATCCTCGGCATCGTGGCGATCGCCGTGATCACGGTGTACCAGGCGAACGTCACCTCGCTGATCCAGCTCTACATCATCGGCGTCTTCGTCTCGTTCTCGCTCGGTCAGATCGGCATGATCCGCCACTGGCGCCGGCTGCTGCGCGAGACCACGCGCGCCGAGGGCCGCCGGGACCCCAAGGCCGGTGCCGAGCGGCGCGGAGCCATCCGAAGCCTCACCATCAACTCGATCGGCGCCGTCATGACGGTGACGGTGCTCGTCATCGTCACGATCACGAAGTTCACGCACGGCGCGTATCTCGTCTTCATCGCCATCCCGATCCTCGCGACGCTCATGGTCGGCGTGCACCGCTACTACCGCGACGTCGAGCACGAGATCGCGATGACCGACGACGTGCACTTCGGCGCAGCCGGCGATGTCGCGCTCATCCTCGTCAACCGCCTGCAGAAGCCCGTCGCGAAGGCGATCGACTACGCGCTGGCCGCCCGCCACGACAAGACCATCGCGATCCACGTCGCCGTGACGAAGGAGGAAGCGGAGTCGATCCAGAAGGAGTGGGAGGCGCATCGCATGCCGATCCCCCTCACGATCATCGAGTCGCCGTTCCGCACGTACGCGGGGCCCGTCGCGGAGTTCATCAAGCGGTACCGCGAGAAGCACGGGTCGTCCGTCATCACCGTGTACCTGCCGCAGTACATCGTCGGCCACTGGTGGGAGACCCTGCTGCACAACCGCCGGGCCAGCCGCATCGCGCAGCAGCTCATGCTCATCCACGGCGTCACGATCACCCTCGTGCCCTGGCTCCTCGACTCGTCGGAGCTGATCTACGGCCGCCGCTCGCGTCCGCTGCCGGGTCAGGAGCGCGCGGGACGCCCGTTCGACCCGGCCAACGAGAACATCCCGACGGCGCAGCGATCGAGCCTCGAAGGGCCGTGA
- a CDS encoding amidohydrolase yields the protein MTIDLEALYIDLHRHPELSFQETRTAGVITRTLAELGLEFEEGIGKTGVVTSIANGPGPVVWLRADMDALPVEERTGLEYASTARGVDPAGQDVPVMHACGHDMHVTALLGALERLLATRDEWSGTVVAVFQPAEEYGAGSQAMIADGVLDRFPKPDIVLGQHLTPLPAGTIGVRPGTQMAASDGLTVTLLGRGGHGSRPHSTIDPVVMAAATVMRLQTIVSREVDPRDVAVVTVGSIHAGLKNNIIPAEAKLELSLRYPDDEARGRIMAKVERVIRAEAAASGAEEQPVIAVDHTLPPTINDDDATARVTAAFDAAFGEGTVVDPGMFTGSEDVSWFAREAGVPLVFWFWGGVDPQVFAAALAGGTLERDVPTNHSPFFAPVLHPTIERGVEALRVAAREFLGPVG from the coding sequence ATGACGATCGACCTCGAGGCGCTCTACATCGACCTGCACCGGCACCCCGAGCTCTCGTTCCAGGAGACCCGCACAGCGGGGGTCATCACGCGGACGCTCGCCGAGCTCGGCCTCGAGTTCGAGGAGGGCATCGGCAAGACCGGCGTCGTGACCTCGATCGCGAACGGCCCGGGACCGGTGGTGTGGCTCCGCGCCGACATGGATGCCCTTCCCGTCGAGGAGCGGACGGGCCTCGAGTACGCCTCGACCGCGCGCGGCGTCGATCCCGCGGGGCAGGACGTGCCCGTCATGCACGCGTGCGGCCATGACATGCACGTCACGGCGCTGCTCGGCGCGCTCGAGCGGCTGCTGGCGACGAGGGACGAATGGTCCGGCACCGTCGTCGCGGTGTTCCAGCCCGCCGAGGAGTACGGGGCGGGCTCGCAGGCGATGATCGCCGACGGCGTGCTCGACCGCTTCCCGAAGCCCGACATCGTGCTCGGCCAGCACCTCACGCCGCTGCCCGCAGGTACGATCGGCGTGCGCCCGGGCACCCAGATGGCGGCCTCCGACGGGCTCACCGTGACGCTTCTCGGGCGCGGCGGCCACGGCTCGCGCCCGCACTCGACGATCGACCCGGTCGTGATGGCCGCGGCGACGGTCATGCGCCTGCAGACGATCGTGTCGCGCGAGGTCGACCCGCGCGACGTCGCCGTCGTCACCGTCGGCTCGATCCACGCGGGCCTCAAGAACAACATCATCCCGGCCGAGGCGAAGCTCGAGCTGAGCCTCCGCTATCCCGACGACGAGGCGCGCGGTCGCATCATGGCGAAGGTCGAGCGCGTGATCCGCGCGGAGGCCGCGGCATCCGGTGCCGAGGAGCAGCCCGTCATCGCCGTCGACCACACGCTCCCGCCGACCATCAACGACGACGACGCGACGGCTCGCGTGACGGCGGCCTTCGATGCGGCGTTCGGCGAGGGCACGGTCGTCGACCCGGGCATGTTCACGGGCAGCGAGGACGTCTCGTGGTTCGCCCGCGAGGCCGGCGTGCCGCTGGTGTTCTGGTTCTGGGGCGGCGTCGATCCGCAGGTGTTCGCGGCCGCGCTGGCGGGTGGCACGCTCGAGCGCGACGTGCCGACGAACCACTCGCCCTTCTTCGCGCCGGTGCTGCATCCGACGATCGAACGCGGTGTGGAGGCACTCCGGGTCGCCGCCCGCGAGTTCCTCGGCCCGGTGGGCTGA
- a CDS encoding LacI family DNA-binding transcriptional regulator: protein MVSIDEVAREAGVSTATVSRALSGRGHVSDPTRARVEAAAKSLGYVVSASASSLASGRTRNIGVLVPFLDRWFFSTVLSGIATALQRRGYDITLYNLTADRTQRREIFETFLRRQRIDGVIAISIELGEEETDLLLELGLPTIAIGGPNPKLTTLTVDDITVARLATEHLIALGHRAIAHIGASQEFDLDFHIPTQRRQGFELAMVDAGIPARPALFEPADFTIEGGFRAAKQLLGRPGERPTAIFAASDEMAIGALLAARELGYRVPEDISVVGIDGHELGEFFRLTTVDQFPLAQGGRAADAILAELDSPAGDRRARSDLPFELIVRGSTARLLT from the coding sequence GTGGTCAGCATCGACGAAGTGGCGCGCGAGGCCGGCGTCTCGACGGCGACCGTCTCGCGCGCCCTGAGCGGGCGCGGGCACGTCTCCGACCCGACCCGTGCACGCGTCGAAGCGGCGGCGAAGAGCCTCGGCTACGTCGTCTCGGCGTCGGCGTCGAGCCTCGCCTCCGGCCGCACCCGCAACATCGGCGTGCTCGTGCCGTTCCTCGACCGGTGGTTCTTCTCGACGGTGCTGAGCGGCATCGCGACGGCGCTGCAGCGTCGCGGGTACGACATCACGCTCTACAACCTCACCGCCGACCGCACGCAGCGGCGGGAGATTTTCGAGACCTTCCTGCGACGTCAGCGCATCGACGGCGTCATCGCGATCTCGATCGAGCTCGGTGAGGAGGAGACCGACCTGCTGCTCGAGCTCGGCCTGCCGACGATCGCGATCGGCGGCCCGAACCCCAAGCTCACGACGCTGACGGTCGACGACATCACCGTCGCGCGGCTCGCGACCGAGCACCTCATCGCGCTCGGCCACCGCGCGATCGCGCACATCGGCGCGAGCCAGGAGTTCGACCTCGACTTCCACATCCCGACGCAGCGGCGGCAGGGGTTCGAACTGGCGATGGTGGATGCCGGCATCCCGGCGCGCCCCGCCCTGTTCGAGCCGGCCGACTTCACGATCGAGGGCGGGTTCCGCGCCGCGAAGCAGCTGCTCGGGCGGCCCGGCGAGCGCCCGACGGCGATCTTCGCCGCGTCGGACGAGATGGCGATCGGCGCGCTGCTCGCGGCGCGGGAGCTCGGCTACCGGGTGCCCGAGGACATCTCGGTGGTGGGCATCGACGGTCACGAGCTCGGGGAGTTCTTCCGCCTGACGACCGTGGACCAGTTCCCGCTCGCGCAGGGTGGCCGGGCGGCCGACGCGATCCTCGCCGAGCTCGATTCCCCCGCCGGCGACCGTCGGGCGCGCTCCGACCTGCCGTTCGAGCTCATCGTGCGCGGCTCGACCGCCCGCCTGCTCACCTGA
- a CDS encoding glycoside hydrolase family 13 protein: protein MTSPELDLADARTSTPGAEWWRTAVIYQIYPRSFSDSSGDGIGDLPGVTSRLDDLRDLGVDALWLSPFQRSPQKDAGYDVSDYCDVDPLFGTLADFDDMLAAAHARGIRIIVDLVPNHSSDQHVWFQQALAAGPGSRERARYMFRDGKGLDGDVPPNNWESVFGGPAWTRVIESDGTLGQWYLHLFDSSQPDFDWSNDEVREEFRRILRFWLDRGVDGFRVDVAHGLMKAEGLPDYTPDPEAGSMGGEEANVPYWGQDTVHEVYRDWHLLMQEYEGDRALCAEAWLPTPEQTANWVRPDEMHQAFNFAYLETGWDAAALRAVISASLAAYGAVGAPSTWVLSNHDVVRHASRLALTAENPQGHGIGPNSPGKPIADVGLRRARAATTVMLALPGSAYLYQGEELGLPEVIELDDDARQDPTWFRTGGERYGRDGCRVPIPWTSDAVAYGFSPTGESWLPQPAEWAVLARDAQRADEASTLSLYRALLAARRARHLGSGALEWLEGFGEGVLAFRNGTVTVVANASDAPVALPDGIVIASSGPLGSRTLPTDTAVWLADD, encoded by the coding sequence ATGACTTCGCCCGAACTCGACCTCGCCGACGCGCGCACGAGCACCCCCGGCGCCGAATGGTGGCGCACGGCCGTGATCTACCAGATCTATCCCCGGTCCTTCTCCGACAGCTCGGGCGACGGCATCGGCGACCTGCCCGGCGTCACGTCGCGCCTCGACGATCTCAGGGATCTCGGCGTCGACGCCCTGTGGCTGAGCCCCTTCCAGCGCTCCCCGCAGAAGGACGCCGGCTACGACGTCTCGGACTACTGCGACGTCGACCCGCTGTTCGGCACGCTCGCCGACTTCGACGACATGCTCGCCGCGGCGCACGCGCGCGGCATCCGCATCATCGTCGACCTCGTCCCCAACCACTCGTCCGACCAGCACGTCTGGTTCCAGCAGGCGCTTGCTGCCGGGCCCGGCAGCCGCGAGCGGGCGCGCTACATGTTCCGCGACGGCAAGGGCCTCGACGGCGACGTGCCTCCGAACAACTGGGAGTCGGTCTTCGGCGGACCGGCGTGGACGCGCGTGATCGAGTCCGACGGGACGCTCGGCCAGTGGTACCTGCACCTCTTCGACTCGTCGCAGCCCGACTTCGACTGGTCGAACGACGAGGTGCGCGAGGAGTTCCGCCGCATCCTGCGCTTCTGGCTCGATCGCGGGGTCGACGGCTTCCGCGTCGACGTCGCGCACGGCCTCATGAAGGCCGAGGGCCTCCCCGACTACACCCCCGACCCCGAAGCCGGCTCCATGGGCGGCGAAGAGGCGAACGTGCCCTACTGGGGGCAGGACACCGTGCACGAGGTGTACCGCGACTGGCACCTCCTCATGCAGGAGTACGAGGGCGATCGCGCGCTCTGCGCCGAGGCGTGGCTGCCCACGCCCGAGCAGACCGCGAACTGGGTGCGTCCCGACGAGATGCACCAGGCGTTCAACTTCGCCTACCTCGAGACGGGATGGGATGCCGCGGCCCTCCGCGCCGTCATCTCGGCCTCCCTCGCGGCGTACGGCGCCGTCGGCGCGCCCAGCACGTGGGTGCTGTCGAACCACGACGTCGTCCGTCACGCGTCGCGCCTCGCGCTCACGGCGGAGAACCCGCAGGGTCACGGCATCGGACCGAACTCCCCCGGCAAGCCGATCGCCGACGTCGGGCTGCGTCGCGCGCGCGCCGCGACGACGGTCATGCTCGCCCTCCCCGGCTCGGCGTACCTGTACCAGGGCGAGGAGCTCGGCCTCCCCGAGGTCATCGAGCTCGACGACGATGCGCGTCAGGACCCGACGTGGTTCCGCACGGGCGGCGAGCGCTACGGCCGCGACGGCTGCCGCGTGCCGATCCCCTGGACGTCCGACGCCGTCGCCTACGGCTTCAGCCCGACGGGCGAGTCGTGGCTGCCGCAGCCCGCCGAGTGGGCGGTGCTGGCACGCGACGCGCAGCGCGCGGACGAGGCATCCACTCTCTCGCTCTACCGCGCACTGCTGGCCGCCAGACGTGCGCGGCACCTCGGGTCGGGCGCGCTCGAGTGGCTCGAGGGCTTCGGCGAGGGCGTCCTGGCGTTCCGCAACGGCACCGTCACCGTCGTGGCGAACGCGTCGGACGCACCTGTCGCGCTTCCGGACGGTATCGTGATCGCGTCGAGCGGGCCGCTCGGCTCGCGGACGCTCCCGACCGACACCGCGGTGTGGCTCGCCGACGACTGA
- a CDS encoding adenine phosphoribosyltransferase codes for MTISPELAHAESLIRTIPDYPEPGVLFRDITPLLANAAALRSCIDAIVEPFAGQFDVVAGIEARGFILAGAVAIDAGVGLIPIRKAGKLPRPAASVSYALEYGTATIEAHDDITEGMRVLLVDDVLATGGTLQAAHELVATLGGVVVGTSVLMELDALGGREIVGDVHTLFHA; via the coding sequence GTGACCATCTCCCCCGAGCTCGCGCACGCAGAATCGCTCATCCGGACGATCCCCGACTACCCCGAGCCCGGAGTCCTCTTCCGCGACATCACGCCCCTCCTGGCGAACGCGGCCGCCCTCCGCAGCTGCATCGACGCGATCGTCGAACCCTTCGCGGGGCAGTTCGACGTGGTCGCCGGCATCGAGGCGCGGGGCTTCATCCTCGCCGGCGCAGTGGCGATCGACGCGGGCGTCGGGCTGATCCCGATCCGCAAGGCGGGCAAGCTGCCCCGGCCCGCGGCATCCGTCTCCTACGCCCTCGAGTACGGCACCGCGACGATCGAGGCGCACGACGACATCACCGAGGGGATGCGGGTGCTGCTCGTCGACGACGTGCTCGCGACCGGCGGCACCCTCCAGGCGGCGCACGAGCTCGTTGCGACGCTCGGCGGCGTCGTCGTCGGGACGTCGGTGCTCATGGAGCTGGACGCCCTCGGCGGCCGCGAGATCGTCGGGGACGTGCACACCCTCTTCCACGCCTGA